One genomic window of Sardina pilchardus chromosome 15, fSarPil1.1, whole genome shotgun sequence includes the following:
- the uhmk1 gene encoding serine/threonine-protein kinase Kist, with product MACSSESSGKLPSDVSTAAIMAPPPATVEQTMTPVLFEIFGEMWNVQARLGQGVSASVYRVSSGRSSTAAVKEFQADAQGGDYGYHKERSVLEDIQGHKNIVTLYGVFTNHSAAGVPTRCLLLELLDVSVSELLLRASNQGHSMWLIQHCARNVLEALAFLHREGYVHADLKPRNVLWSAEDECFKLIDFGLSYKEGHQDVKYIQTDGYRAPEAEQQNSLAQAGLEGDGGCTAAIDLWSLGIILLELYSGIKLKETVRSQEWKDNNAVIVDHIFTSNSMVYPAIPVYHLRDLIKSMLHTDPKLRSTAEAALISPFFSIPFAPHIEDLVLLPTPVLRLLNVIDDSHLYNEDEYEDIIEDMKEECQKYGSVVSLLIPKENPGKGQVFVEYANAGDSKEAQRLLTGRTFDGKFVVATFYPLSAYKRGYLYQTVQ from the exons ATGGCTTGCAGTTCTGAGTCGAGTGGGAAACTGCCCTCGGATGTCAGTACGGCAGCCATAATGGCACCTCCACCGGCAACAGTGGAGCAGACCATGACGCCGGTGTTGTTCGAGATATTTGGAGAAATGTGGAATGTACAGGCTCGGCTAGGTCAGGGTGTCTCAGCCTCTGTTTACCGCGTGAGCTCTGGTCGATCGAGCACAGCAGCTGTCAAGGAGTTCCAGGCGGACGCACAGGGTGGGGATTACGGGTACCACAAAGAAAGATCCGTGCTTGAAGACATTCAGGGACATAAGAATATAG TGACCCTGTATGGGGTGTTCACCAATCACAGTGCGGCCGGAGTGCCCACGCGTTGCctcctgctggagctgctggacgtGAGCGTGTCCGAGCTGCTACTGCGTGCCTCCAACCAGGGTCACTCCATGTGGCTCATCCAGCACTGCGCCCGCAACGTGCTCGAGGCCCTGGCGTTCCTGCACCGCGAGGGCTATGTGCACGCCGATCTCAAGCCCCGCAACGTGCTGTGGAGTGCCGAGGACGAGTGCTTCAAGCTCATCGACTTTGGCCTCAGCTACAAAGAGGGACATCAG GATGTGAAGTACATCCAGACGGATGGTTACCGGGCCCCTGAGGCAGAGCAGCAGAACTCTCTGGCCCAGGCCGGCCTCGAGGGGGACGGCGGGTGCACGGCTGCCATCGACCTGTGGAGCCTGGGGATCATCCTCCTGGAGCTGTACTCGGGCATCAAGCTGAAGGAGACGGTCCGATCTCAGGAATGGAAG gacaACAACGCTGTGATAGTCGATCATATCTTCACCAGTAATAGCATGGTCTACCCTGCCATCCCAGTATATCATCTCAGAGACCTTATTAAGAG CATGCTCCACACAGACCCAAAACTCCGAAGCACAGCTGAGGCTGCCCTCATCAGCCCCTTCTTCAGCATTCCCTTTG CTCCTCACATAGAGGATCTGGTTCTGCTGCCCACTCCTGTCCTGAGGCTTCTCAATGTGATTGATGACAGTCACCTGTACAACGAGGACGAGTATGAAG ACATCATTGAGGACATGAAAGAGGAATGCCAGAAGTATGGCTCTGTCGTCTCACTGTTAATCCCAAAAGAAAACCCAGGCAAAGGCCAG GTGTTCGTCGAGTACGCAAACGCCGGAGACTCCAAAGAGGCCCAGAGGCTACTGACGGGCAGGACGTTCGACGGCAAGTTTGTGGTGGCCACTTTCTACCCCCTGAGCGCTTACAAGAGAGGCTATCTGTACCAGACCGTCCAGTAA